The genomic DNA TGCTCCTGCCAGGGGACCTGGAGCCGCCCGCCCAGCGCGCCTTGCTCGCCGCCGTCCCCCAACTGCCCCGCCTCGACGCCCTGAAGGTCCCGCATCACGGCTCCGCGTACCAGGACCACGAACTGCTACGGCGCCTCAGGCCCCGCTTCGCCCTCGTCAGCGCGGGCGCCGGCAATCCCTACGGCCACCCCTCGCCCCGCACCGTCGCCGCCCTGCGCGCCCAGGGAGCCGCGGTGCTGCGCACCGACCTGCACGGCCCCCTCGCCCTCACCGCGGAAGGAGAGGCAGAGGACCGCACCCCCGCCGCCACCCTGGGCGGCAGATAGCCGCGCCGGCAACGGATCCAAACGGACCGGTGAACTCCGGCACTTGACCCAAGCCCGCCCCAGTTGTCACAACCCGGCGGTAGACCCCCGGTTTGCATAGAAAGCAGTACCAGTGCTCGAATGAATGCCCGAGCCACTGAAATTCCACGGGGGTGGATGCTTCATGATCGGTCGTCTCCGGCGCAGATCCCCGGCCACGGCAAACCGGCGCGGCGCCGGCCTGGTCGGCGTGCGGGTCCCTGCACACGCGGGGGTGCTGAGCTGCCGCGTGCTCGACCCCGTCGAACAGCCGCTGCCGCAGGCGGAGGTCGTGCTCGCCGACGCCGCCGGGCGCAAGGTCGTCAGCGGCGAGAGCGATCCGTTCGGCACCTTCGTCGTCGCCGTCCCGGCCGGCAGCTACCGGCTCTCGATCAACGCCGAGGGCTTCACCCCGTACCGCGGCGAGGCCGAAGTCGCGGAAGGCGCCCACAACTCCCTCGGCGACCTCGCCCTCGGCCCCTCCCCGCTGCCGCAGCTCCCGCCGCCCGGCGACTGGGAGGTCGACCCGGCGCACACCACCATCGCGTTCGTCGCGCAGCACATCGGCATGGCGCGCGTACGCGGCCGGTTCAACGCCTTCAACGGCGCCCTGCGCGTCGGCCAGCGCATGGAGGACTCGGCCATGCGCGTCGCCATCGAGGCGGCCAGCATCGACACCAACATCAGGATGCGCGACGACCACCTGCGCTCCCCGGACTTCCTCGACGTCCAGCGCTACCCGGCGATCGAGTTCGCCAGCGACCGCTTCCTCCACCGCGGCGGCGCCCGCTGGGCCGTCACCGGCGCCCTGTCCATCCACGGTGTCAGCCGCACCGTCACGCTCGACACCCGCTACCTCGGCACCGGTTACGGCATGGAGGGCGAACTGCGCGCCGCCTGCCGGGCGACCGTCGAACTGCACCGCGAGGACTTCACGCTCAACTGGCAGCACATGCTCGCCCGCGGCATCGCAGTCGTGGGCTCCAGCATCCAGATCGAACTGGACATCCAGGTGGTGGCCGCGAGCTGACGCCGCGGGGTGCCCCGCGAGCTGACGCTACGGGGCCGCGCGGCGGGCCCGGCCGGTCAGCCGGCCGGGTCGTCCGGCACGGTCGCGGAGCCCTCCAGCCACCCGTCGTACGACTCGGCCAGGTCCTCCAGCCCCGCCGCCACCGCCTCCGGCGCGTCCTCGACGACGACCAGCCACTGCGCGTCCTCCGCGTCGTCCTCGCCGGCCAGGGCGTCGCGGATCAGGTGCGGCTCCCCGGCCAGGCCGAAGCGCTCCACGGCCAGCTCGGCCACCTCCTCCGCGGCGTCGCGGTCGGGCAGCACGAGTACGTAGGTCAGGTCGCTCACGCCGCCATTGTGCCCGTGGCCGCGGGCGGTGTCGTACCGGCGTGGGATGCTGTACGGCGATGGCAGCGACGACGCGGAACCCCAGGACCAGCAAGGGCGGCAGCGCCAGCGGCGACCCGCTCACCCCCGTCACGCTCGCCGTGGGCCAGGAGGACCTGCTGGTCGACCGCGCCGTGCAGGAGGTCGTGGCCGCCGCCCGCGCCGCCGACCCCGACACCGACGTGCGCGAGCTGACCCACGACGCCCTCCAGCCCGGCACGCTCGCCGAGCTGACCAGCCCGTCGCTCTTCGCCGAGCGCAAGGTCGTGGTCGTACGGGGCGCGCAGGACCTCGCCGCCGACGCGGTGAAGGACGTCAAGTCGTACGTGGCCGCCCCCGCCGCCGAGATCACCCTGGTGCTGGCGCACGCCGGCGGCGCCAAGGGCAAGGGCCTGCTGGACGCGGCGCGCAAGGCCGGCGCCCGGGAGGTCGACTGCGCGAAGGTGACCCGCCCCGCGGACCGGCTGGCGTTCGTGAAGGCCGAGTTCCGGGCCGCCGGCCGCACCGCGACGCCGTCGGCCTGCCAGGCGCTGGTCGACGCGATCGGCTCCGACCTGCGGGAGATGGCCAGCGCGTGCGCGCAGCTCGCGGCCGACGTGGAGGGCACGATCGACGACGCGGTCGTCGCGCGCTACTACACGGGCCGGGCCGAGACCTCCGGCTTCGAGGTGGCCGACCGGGCCGTCGAGGGCCGTACGGCCGAGGCCCTGGAGGCCCTCCGCTGGGCGCTGAGCACGGGCGTGGCTCCGGTCCTGCTCACCAGCGCCCTCGCCCAGGGCGTCCGCTCCATCGGCCGCCTCGCCTCCGCCCCCCGCGGCATGCGCCCCGCCGACCTGGCCCGCGAGCTGGGCATGCCGCCGTGGAAAGTGGACCGCGTCCGCCAGCAGATGCGCGGCTGGACCGCGGACGGCGTGGCGACGGCACTCCGCGCGGTGGCCCAGGCGGACGCGGACGTCAAGGGCGGCTCGGACGACCCGGCCTACGCCCTGGAAAGAGCCGTAGTAACCATCAGCACAGCCGCCCGCCCCCGCTGACCCAGGCACCCCTGGTCCGGGGGCCACCAGGAACGACTGCGGCGGCCGGCCCGCCGCATGGCCGGGGCCAACGCCCATGCGCAAGGCCCCGTCGGGGCCCTGGGGAGGGGCCGGGACGGGGCCTTGCGGGGATGCTGTGCGCCGCACCCGCGTGGCGAACGCAGGCCGCGTGCGGCGTGATGTTCTCGGTGCCCGGCCGGAGCGGAGTGAGAGGGCTCGCGACTGTCGGCCGGGGGTGGGCCCCTTCGGGGACCGGGGTCAGACCTGGAGGGCCTGGACGCGCTTGGCCAGGGCGGCCTTCTTGTTCGCCGCCTGGTTGCGGTGGATGACGCCCTTGCTGACCGCCTTGTCCAGCTTGCGGGCGGCGGCGCGCTGCGCCTCCACGGCCTTCTCGGCGTCCCCGGCCTCGACGGCCTCACGGGTACGGCGGACCGCGGTGCGCAGTTCGGACTTCACGGCCTTGTTGCGCAGCCGGGCCTTCTCGTTGGTCTTGATCCGCTTGATCTGGGACTTGATGTTCGCCACGTAGCTGCCTCTTGAGAGATGTTCGAAGATCGTCCTGTGGGACCTGAACTGCCGGACCTCACCGGGTCCAGGCACAGTGGCTCAGGCTACCAGCAGCCAGGACGGCCGCCCAAACCGCTCCCGGCCCCGCGCGCATGGGACCATGGGGGCGACGAGTGCAGACACGCCCCTCCCTCCCGACAGGACCCCTAGGTGCCCGCGACCGAAACCACCGTGCCGCAGCCCAGCCGTACCGAGCCCGCGCTGATCCGCAATTTCTGCATCATCGCGCACATCGACCACGGCAAGTCGACGCTGGCCGACCGGATGCTCCAGATCACCGGAGTCGTCGACCAGCGCCAGATGCGCGAGCAGTACCTCGACCGTATGGACATCGAGCGCGAGCGCGGCATCACGATCAAGTCCCAGGCCGTACGCATGCCGTGGTCGCCCTCGGAGGGTGAGAGCAGCGGCGAGGCGCACATCCTCAACATGATCGACACCCCCGGGCACGTCGACTTCACGTACGAGGTCTCCCGCTCGCTCGCCGCCTGCGAGGGCTGCGTGCTGCTGGTGGACGCCGCGCAGGGCATCGAGGCGCAGACCCTCGCGAACCTCTATCTCGCGATGGAGAACGACCTCACGATCATCCCGGTGCTGAACAAGATCGACCTGCCCGCCGCGCAGCCGGAGAAGTTCGCCGCCGAGCTGGCCGGGCTCATCGGCTGCGACCCCGCCGACGTGCTGCGCGTCTCGGCGAAGACCGGGGAGGGCGTCGAGGCGCTGCTCGACGAGGTGGTCCGGCAGGTGCCGCCGCCGGTGGGGGTCAAGGACGCCCCCGCCCGCGCGATGATCTTCGACTCGGTCTACGACTCGTACCGCGGCGTCGTGACGTACGTGAAGGTCGTCGACGGCACGCTCGGCAAGCGCGAGCGGATCAAGATGATGTCGACCGGCGCCCAGCACGAGCTGCTGGAGATCGGTACCAACTCGCCCGAGATGACCCCGGCCGACGGCCTCTCCGTCGGCGAGGTCGGCTATCTGATCACGGGCGTCAAGGACGTCCGCCAGTCCAAGGTCGGCGACACCGTCACCCGGCTCAGCAAGGGCGCCACCGAGCCGCTCGGCGGCTACAAGGACCCCAAGCCCATGGTGTTCTCCGGGCTCTACCCGGTCGACGGCTCCGACTATCCCGAGCTGCGCGACGCGCTGGACAAGCTCCAGCTCAACGACGCCGCGCTGGTCTACGAGCCGGAGACCTCCGCGGCGCTCGGCTTCGGCTTCCGTGTCGGCTTCCTCGGCCTGCTGCACCTGGAGGTGATCAGGGAGCGGCTGGAGCGCGAGTTCAACCTCGACCTGATCGCCACCGCGCCCAACGTGATCTACCGCGTCGTGCTGGAGGACCGCACCGAGCACGTCGTCACCAACCCCAGCGAGTTCCCGGTCGGCAAGATCGAGGAGGTCTACGAGCCGGTCGTACGGGCGACGGTCCTGACCCCCAGCGAGTACATCGGCTCGGTCATGGAGCTGTGCCAGAACCGCCGCGGCACGCTCCTCGGCATGGACTACCTCTCCGAGGAGCGCGTCGAGATCCGCTACACGCTGCCGCTCGCCGAGGTCGTCTTCGACTTCTTCGACCAGCTCAAGTCGAAGACCCGCGGCTACGCCTCCCTCGACTACGAGCCCACGGGCGAGCAGAGCAGCCAGCTCGTCAAGGTCGACATCCTGCTGCACGGCGACCAGGTCGACGCCTTCTCCGCGATCACGCACAAGGACAAGGCGTACGCCTACGGCGTCCGGCTCGTCGCCAAGCTGAAGGAGCTGATCCCGCGGCAGGCGTTCGAGGTGCCCGTGCAGGCGGCCATCGGCTCCCGCGTCATCGCCCG from Streptomyces sp. CMB-StM0423 includes the following:
- a CDS encoding YceI family protein, which encodes MIGRLRRRSPATANRRGAGLVGVRVPAHAGVLSCRVLDPVEQPLPQAEVVLADAAGRKVVSGESDPFGTFVVAVPAGSYRLSINAEGFTPYRGEAEVAEGAHNSLGDLALGPSPLPQLPPPGDWEVDPAHTTIAFVAQHIGMARVRGRFNAFNGALRVGQRMEDSAMRVAIEAASIDTNIRMRDDHLRSPDFLDVQRYPAIEFASDRFLHRGGARWAVTGALSIHGVSRTVTLDTRYLGTGYGMEGELRAACRATVELHREDFTLNWQHMLARGIAVVGSSIQIELDIQVVAAS
- the holA gene encoding DNA polymerase III subunit delta, with protein sequence MAATTRNPRTSKGGSASGDPLTPVTLAVGQEDLLVDRAVQEVVAAARAADPDTDVRELTHDALQPGTLAELTSPSLFAERKVVVVRGAQDLAADAVKDVKSYVAAPAAEITLVLAHAGGAKGKGLLDAARKAGAREVDCAKVTRPADRLAFVKAEFRAAGRTATPSACQALVDAIGSDLREMASACAQLAADVEGTIDDAVVARYYTGRAETSGFEVADRAVEGRTAEALEALRWALSTGVAPVLLTSALAQGVRSIGRLASAPRGMRPADLARELGMPPWKVDRVRQQMRGWTADGVATALRAVAQADADVKGGSDDPAYALERAVVTISTAARPR
- the lepA gene encoding translation elongation factor 4, whose amino-acid sequence is MPATETTVPQPSRTEPALIRNFCIIAHIDHGKSTLADRMLQITGVVDQRQMREQYLDRMDIERERGITIKSQAVRMPWSPSEGESSGEAHILNMIDTPGHVDFTYEVSRSLAACEGCVLLVDAAQGIEAQTLANLYLAMENDLTIIPVLNKIDLPAAQPEKFAAELAGLIGCDPADVLRVSAKTGEGVEALLDEVVRQVPPPVGVKDAPARAMIFDSVYDSYRGVVTYVKVVDGTLGKRERIKMMSTGAQHELLEIGTNSPEMTPADGLSVGEVGYLITGVKDVRQSKVGDTVTRLSKGATEPLGGYKDPKPMVFSGLYPVDGSDYPELRDALDKLQLNDAALVYEPETSAALGFGFRVGFLGLLHLEVIRERLEREFNLDLIATAPNVIYRVVLEDRTEHVVTNPSEFPVGKIEEVYEPVVRATVLTPSEYIGSVMELCQNRRGTLLGMDYLSEERVEIRYTLPLAEVVFDFFDQLKSKTRGYASLDYEPTGEQSSQLVKVDILLHGDQVDAFSAITHKDKAYAYGVRLVAKLKELIPRQAFEVPVQAAIGSRVIARETIRAIRKDVLAKCYGGDISRKRKLLEKQKEGKKRMKMVGNVEVPQEAFIAVLSSDEDGKAKK
- the rpsT gene encoding 30S ribosomal protein S20, encoding MANIKSQIKRIKTNEKARLRNKAVKSELRTAVRRTREAVEAGDAEKAVEAQRAAARKLDKAVSKGVIHRNQAANKKAALAKRVQALQV